Below is a window of Gopherus evgoodei ecotype Sinaloan lineage chromosome 21, rGopEvg1_v1.p, whole genome shotgun sequence DNA.
GCAGAGACAATAAATGTCAGCAGTTGCACAGTCTGGGTGTCACCACAGGACAGCTTTATCACCGgtgaaaaatcacaaaagaaatggtcgaTTTCTTTGGAAtcacaacattttgatttgaacaagaaaatatttattgtgGTGCAGCCTAGAAAGCTACTTATCCAGGACCCTGCCATTAGCTGGCAACAAATCCTGCCATTCATCAGAGCAGCATAGCGGAGTGGATTGcatatcgctaaataccgatcataagacattgcCGCGAGCAGCAGAGATTTCTGTAGCTGTCAGGATACCAAAGAAATATGTTTGCAGAATGCAGCCCTTAATAGAAATGGTTCtatccccagtcaggagactggccagcagcCTGGGTAGGAGGGTAGAGCTGTAGCAGATCTCCAggaaggacaagttccccaggaagaagtacatgggggtgtgaaggtgctgatcagtcacAATTAGCACAACAGTGaggatgttccctgccacagtcACAACATAGATCACTAGAAACACGAGGAAGAGAAGGGGCTGCAGTTCAGAGACATTCCCAAACCCTAAGAGGATGAATTCCATGATGAGTGTTtggtttcttccttctccttttcccatAATATGTATCTAGAAAAAGAAAGTCATTAGGTATTGATGGAGTGCACACAGTCAGGTTGTGCTGTCGATTACACTAGGTGAAACCAAGAGCGAGTAACCTCGTACCATGGCATCTCTCTACTGGAAAAGTGAAGCTATCATTAAACAGAGGAAGATTCATATAATTAAGAGGATGAGCTTCCAATATAGGTGAACTTAGAGCCTATGGAATTGCAGAAATGTCCCTTCTACCTCCTTGAATCTCTCTTgaactttaaagaaaaacttttagGTTGGGATTTTGAAATATCTTTATCTTATCGGTGTCATATCAAGAAATCTAGAAGACATAACAAAAAATCAATAGactgtaaatgaaaaatattgagaGTTCAACCATGGATACCTCttccctgcagctgggaggtgtaattccgaGCTTGGATAGATGTACATACACTGGCTTTGGTCATCAAGCTAGTAGGATAAAATTAGCAGTGAGAGCACAGCAGCACACACAGCCCTTTGAGATGGCCACCTGTATATGTACCTAGGATCTCAGATGAGATTGGGCTTGGGCAGCTAGTCTCTGCTGTGGAGGCAATTTTTAGCACAAAGCTCAGTAGCTCAGTCAAAGATACAGTGTGTAGGTTTACTGGAGCAGGGAATTACACTTGCCACTTGCAGTATAAACACACCTCATAAGGCACAAACCGAAACAGCAAAGAGGCTGAGGTTTGCACAATGGTCTTCCAGCTGTCCTCTATCAGAGCAGATTCAAAGACAAATTTGCCCCATTTGATAGATGTGGCTGAGAAACAGACACAAACATGCAAAACCACACCACAACCGCTGCTAAACACACACTATGGTGAGTTTCCTGTACACAATTACACCAGGTTCAATTGCATCAGCTTCATGTGGATTTACACAAGTGCGACTGAGATTGGAATCCCTCGGCATATAAAGAAATGtaagtgaaataaaaatgaaaactcatgaagagagaaagaagagagtcATTTTTATCCACAAGGGAGAATGTGCTTgttgaaaaatgaaaaactggagaaaaagaaagagatatATAGACAGAATAAGTTAAAatacagagagagtgagagagaggctacgtctagactacccaccgtatcggctggttaaaattgattgctcggggattgatatatctcgtctcatctagatgcgatatatcaatccccgagcgcgcttatattgattccggaactccaccaatcccaacggagttgtggaatcgacagggggagccgcggacatcgatcccgtgcagTGAGGACAGATGAGTAATcggatcttagatacttcgacttcagctatgttattcacgtagctgaagttgcgtatctaagatcaatttcctcccatagtgtagaccagcccagagagagagagaaagagagagagattgtttatTTCTCCAAAAGTTATGAGAAATAAAATATAGATACACTTCTACtgcaatataacacaaattcagatataacgtagtaaagcagcactccagggggctggggctgagcactccagtggatcaaaccaagtttgatataatgctgtttcacctataacgcggtaagatattttggctcacGAGGACaggttatattggggtagaggtgtatgtttaaAGAGAAGTAGCAGATCCTTGCTGTTAAAGCAAAGATATCAGAGCGAATAAGTCTGAAATCTCTTCCTTGCTTTTCCCCTACACATTTCTTGATTTATCGATGATCGTACTTTCTGATCCTCTTCAGCCACTGCCTTCGGTTGCACCCGTAtaaatgtaaggggactgttgcccccttactaacactcagtgggggtgttttgtttGCTAGCTCCCAACACTAAAAGGGGAAGAGTGGAATGGGAAATCAGGATACTGAAACTGACAGTCatcaggaacaatggggagaagccaatgctccagatcagcctgatATACAGGGACGGCAGGCTAAttagggagtcaggaggccagggcaTCCCGTCCTCCGtgagagctggaattgcctgggttagacagagtggggctgagctaaggagagagcaggggcccaagctgagctggggagcagagccggaCCAGCCAGaagggccagacaagcagcccagggagcaggtcagagctgagagcagagtcacagaagcagcctgcagagcagacctgctctgggagcagagctgtagcaaccagagccagagaggccagagaagcagcccagggagctgaaggcagagcaacagcagcagccatgctgaggcagagtggagctagagctggagctggggctggagcagtccagagctgggtgtggtgagcagctggagagagcgCAGGGGACCCTGgacagtgggcccagcacagggagacactctggacagcactctgaactccaatgcactgaccgagtagacaggaaaagccccatgaacttctaaatctcatttcctgtttgcccagcgtggagagctgattaGGTAACCATGCAGAACTcatcagcataggtgaccatggagtcccagaatcgcaaaaaaGCTCCAGGGTGGACCAAACAGGAGGTATGAGATCTGATCGCtctatgaggagacaaatctgtgctatcTAAACTTTGTTCCAAAGATGAAATgacggaatatttgaaaaaatctccaagggcatgaaggacagaggctataacagggcccccctgcagtgccatgtgaaacttaaggagctcaggcaaaccTACCAAAGAGCCAGAaaggcaaacggctgctctgaGTCACAGCGTcagacacagggccggctccaggcaccagcattcaaagctggtgcttggggcggcaatttGCAGGGGGCGGCAGTCcatgttgttttgcccccaagcagtgcaccgagTTGGCAGTCCCTGTGCTCTTAAGGTGGCAGGCTCGTTTACGaagcggtggcaattcggtggcagcttctatgtttagctgtctggggcagcttcagctaaacatagaagctgccaccgaattgccacagCTGCGCAAaggcgcctgccgccctaagggcacagggactgcccccgccacctgcggcagcaattcggcatgctgcttggggtggcgaaaactgtagagccagccctggccagacatgccacttctatgatgagctgcataccattctaggaggtgcccctacaactaccccaacACTGTGTGGACTCCGTCAATGGATTCTCAAGCAATAGGAATGCAGAtttgggggatgaggaagatgatgatgaggaggaggttgaagatagtgcacagcaagcaagcgAGGAaaccattttccctggcagccaggaactgtttattacCCTGgcgccaataccctcccaacccacccaaagTGGGCTCCTGGATCTTGAAGGCAGAGatggcacctctggtgagtgtaaatatttgtaaatattgtatatggtttaaaagcaagcatgtttaataattaatttaccctgaagacttgggatgcattggcagccagtacagctactagaaaagtctgttaacgtgtatggagatggagcggaaatcctccaaggacatctcAGTGAAGCTTCACTAGATGTACTCCCAGGGTCACCTGGTtcaaataggggaattttattacggggacattcagaggtgtccATTTCTGCTGGGCTgcttgcctgtggctgaacagaaatcatccccgcTGTTTGCCatgcgctggggggaggggtgaagccatcattccagagtattgggtgtgtgtgtggggggaggggttagctgggtttgtgctgcactttAACCCGAAAACCGCAGAccttccttttaaatggccaacccaatggatacttggtatgggaaatgaatatgctgctgtttgaaaccatccccacatgttatgaaggttaaagaagccaaaatacTGTGGTTTATTATGTCTGGCTGCAAGCTAAATTCTGTTGCCCGCCGGTCctgtgtgtgtgatctctcacaccgaACCGGAGGCCCTCAatttaagaggcaaaatgcgaccttgtaaagaaagcacatgTGCAATGTAATGGTAACAGCTTGGTTCTCCATAAATGAGTCTACTCATTGTtgtctaaaatgtgtctttttaaatattactctccctttttttcctctcacagctgcaaatgtttcaacagtTCCCATATCttctctgtcccagaggctagcgaagattagaaggcaaaaaaaaaatgcactcctgatgaaatgttctctgagctcatgcagtcctcccgcactgaaagagccTAGCAGACTGCTTGGAGGCAGACACTGTcaaagtgcaggaaagcacaaaatgaacacgAGAACAGGTGGCAGGAGCAAGAGGAGAGATGGTGGGATCAAGATGATTGGTGGTGTCAgtgtgatgagaggaggcaggaagcaatgcttaggctactggaggatcaaaatGATATTATCCGGCACCTTGGTGAAgtgcagaaaaggcagcaggagcacagaccacctctgtagcccctgtgtaaccaaccatcctcctccccaagttccatagcctcctcgcCCAGATGCCCAATAATGCAGTGAGGGGGCCTCCGGCCACCCAACCACttcaccccagaggactgcccaagcaacagaaagctggcattcaataagttttgaaatgtagtgtgaccttgtccttccctcctcccttcctccaccaccccatcctgtgcttccctcttcctccatTCCTCCTGGGCTTCCTTGACAGTTATTCCCCCacttgtgtgacaaattaataaagaatacatggattgaaacagcaatgactttattgcctcttcAAATGgagatcaaagaggggaggggagggtggttggcttacaagtaagtagagtgaaccaagagggcaggttttcatcaaggagaaacaaacagaactgtcacaacatagcctggccagtcatgaatctggttttcaaagcttctctgatgtgcaacgtgccctgctgcactcttctaactgccctggtgtctggctgcacataacactgctctacagccaaaatgcttctgaaataaatgtagtccaactttactaattctgggtcactgagaacaaaaatgatgcttaaaattgttgattggctctagttttcaagatatgctattgggtcattatatacgacccttgacttgggaatggcggaggataagtgagttataaagagaaaggatctcaatttaaaccagaaaagactaaaatacatctttgactggatctatgtatAAATCTATGACTTGGTTTGGAGAGTACttactttttaggcaaaacaatgaatgatgcaatctgaagctggtattgcgtcatacatgatatgaattgcgtcATGTTATTCTTAGAAGTCATGggtgatgcaatcataacgaagcttacatcactctgctgaacaaattgccctatatcagctctagaaatcatacagtgtcatgctctcttatttgtcagtatttggttttgcaaaaggacacatttctgtttagccaaagtgagcagagatgcctcgtacttgtgtgaacagtgcagataacttctgctatgtttgtggtgaagtgacttttgcatcacaaaagcgcagtataaccactctggttaagaaagcctatcacctttattttggctgcaaattggagttcaggacaagaggtgggccccacacatatgctgcaaaacttgtgcaacaaatcttcgccagtggttgaacaggaaaaggaaatctatgccttttgcagtgccaatgatttggagagagccaacagatcataccagcaattgttacttctgcatggtgcctctagttgggaaaggtgtgtcaaagaagaaaaagtggactgtgcattatccaaacattccatcagctatacgcccagtaccccacggagaaggactgctggttcctgatgcaccagaatcattctcacttgagtcagatgaggaagaggaagaggatgaaacttctggtcctgaaccatcaatgtcacaggacccatattttctcccatcctcctcctctgaaccacacctcctaacacaaggtgaactgaatgaccttgtcagggatttggaactacccaagagtaaggcagagctgttgggctccagactacagcagtggaatctcctggcaggctatcagggcaaatggagcccatcaatgcttgcagactattgctggacagtgacaagagatgctccatttaaggaatacaagagacaagccaagaagcgccgagtagacactgaataggactaaactatgtagagaatatttttttgtcttttgtttcataataaattttatttatataacccttttgctgatttttaaagtgttacataaacaggacaggtgaaatatcatggaaagcaaccataaacacatgaaaagacctaggtttacaatttatgattaaaattctactatctacacaatatacatagacataaaatgtaaaaacttaaatatcttagaaacagtagccaatcagttgttttaattgtcatatttgaattcagcacatcaaaatacataagaaATAGCAcatttttatctctgaagcagacgacttctcaaaaattgtagaccagtgttatttataAATCTTGTTCGCATGCACTGGGAAGGTGCAGATTCTAATCTCTTAGTATTAAAACTCTGTTTTTGGATACATTCCTTTAGCTGATATTGACACTCTTGAGCTGGTGAACAATAAAGTCATCTCCTTGGTTGATGCTGGTATAGCCATAAAGTGTGCTTACCCACTGATTCTCCGCCCAGACAGGAAAGTGAAACTGATCCTCTGCTTTGACTATGGACCTTTTGATCCGTTTCAGGTAACTTCTATCattgttaccatttttactgTTATTCCAATTAGGATCGAAGGCCAATTGTGCCAGGTGATGTTTGAACACAGAAAAATATGTTGTCTCTGACCACAAGAGATAAGGGTCCAAAAAAGTttagaatctttaaaaaaaaaaactttttgtttttttacttcattGCTGGAGAACAGTTCAGGACAGGAACGGAGCAAAGAATCCCAGACCCTTCTGAACCTGCTGGGGGAGTCTTTAGTGGAAAGAATCCAACCATCCAAGTAGGAAGTTGGTCAGCAGACTTGAGTCAAAGCTAGTGTTTTTGTGAGGTGGCCCAATGGATCTCTGTtggaggagattttcaaatgtgcaatGGACAGTTTGGTGCCTTAATCAATGAGAGTTGGGCAACGGATTTGGTGACTTTGAAAATCCACCCCATAGTACCACAGGGAAGGAAATCTGTTAACTGAAAGATCAATCTTTAGTGGCCTTGAGCTTTGATGTGATGAATACAGGGGTGAATATTGAGCCATAGAGGAAAATGTCTCCTACTGAACCAAGGTGGTGAGGTAATGTATTTTATCGGACCAACTAGTATTGGTAtgagaaacaagctttcgagcttatgCAGAACTTTCCTTGGGGTCCTACTGAACCACTCAGATCTATCCCTGTGGAACAGCTCTGGGCTACTTTGAACCTTCTAGCTCTGTGCCGGGGTGCTGGACTCAATGTGCCATGTTTGATCCAGGCTTATGGCTGTGgactgagatttttaaaggcacttaAGTGAGTTAAGTGCCCAACTTCTATTGACTTTTCCAAGGAGGTAAATTCTTGCTCCTTGTAGTtttttggaaatcccagccaAGAGGTCTCTGTGTAGACAGCCACATGTTGCTATGCAAACATTCTTCCTATCCCAAGAGCAGAGGATCTGATTTGCACTGGAGGTTTTCTGCTTAGTCAATTTATTTGAGGCCTCAGAGAGACAGTTAGCCTTTTTGTGGTTTGAGCTACCTGGTCTTGAGTATTTCACTATCTGTGGACAGCAGCagttcttttaaataaaacaatcacATTTCCCTCATTCTTAGACACTCAAGCAAGCTGCCAAATACTGTGAAGAAAACTGCATCCCGTTCCCTGAGGTGGACGGGAAATTGCTCCAAGACCCAGATAACCCATCTGACTGCTACATCTTCAGAGGAGAGGGTGTGCCTATCATCATGCATTTCCCACTTTTCAACAAAGTGAATTGCCCAGGTAACTTTCATGTCACGCCAACTTTCTTAAAGGCTCCTGACCTCACTCTTATTTCACTTACACGGGTGACTTAAATACAGCTGAGTCTGGTTTGTGCTGGGGTAGCGTAGCAAAGGGGCATAAGGATTGGGAAAATAAGTCACATTCATCTAGTCTGGTGTTATATCTTAGAAAAGCCAGTGATAGAAACTTAAGAGGAAGTTGGGAGAAATTACAGAGTAGGTAGTTATGGAGTTATCTGCCATACGGGATGTTTGTTACTAAcctctggtttgttttgttttttcttcactgAACtgtaaacatttcaattttaaaaggtgtttaggtgcctatagATGCAGATAAACACCTAATGGGATTTACAAAGTGCCTAAGTGAATTAGGTACCTAACCTACCTAACCTAGACAGGTGCTTTCAAAAATCTCACTAGTCATCTATCTTtccactgaaaatctggccctatatcccatccattgttttaattttaactaATTTAAATGTGAATCTTCAAAATATCCATAAAGATATCTACCTATGTTTTAGTCCTAATAATAGTAGTAATACTTATTGACACTACATTAGTAAGATTAATATCCTCATCCTAAAAACATATTCAcatcttctctctctttgctttcAGGCTATGTGAAGGAATGGAGAATTAAATTCACCCCCATTGGCTTTCTCTACAACGAGGGAGACATCCACAAACTTCTCCAGTCAGCCAGACTGAATGTGTTGAACAACAAAGACAAGATTCTGCAAGAGATCGAACATATTGTGGCTTGCTCCAACAAGAAGGCAAGCTCTTAAGAAGACTTTTTCATCTATGCTCTGCATACATTAAAGCCACCCAGTAGATTTTGCAAACTACAGAATTGTCACCTGGCTGGAAAATGTCATTGTTacaacatattcccagatttggaccttagcatccaaaatatgggtgttagcatgaaaacctccaagcttagttaccagcttggacctggtaaagctgccaccacccaaaaatttagagtgttttggggcactctggtccccccaaaaaccttccctgggaaccccaagacccaaattccttgagtctcacaacaaaggggaataaaccatttcccttccccctcctccttccaggtgttccctccctgggttcctggagagatacacagaagcaagctccatgaatctaaacagagggattccaccctccctatttccagtcctggaaataggtaccgagagagagagccaagctcccacccacccccctccttcacccagagggaatgcaaagtcaggctagtaaatctaacacacacagatttccccctgacttcttcctcccaccaattccctggtgagctacagactcaattccctggagttccccactaaagaaaaactccaacaggtcttaaaaagaaagctttatgtaaaaaaaaagaaaaaatacataaaaatggtctctctgtattaaggtgacaaatacagggtcaattgcttaaaataaatatgaataaacagccttatccacaaagaatacaatttaacacattccagcaactacacacatgtaaatacaaaaaaccaaaactatggtcttcctatctttgtacttacaacctggaaacagaagattagaaaagcaggaggcagaaaaatcctctcatagccgagagagtacaggcagaagacaaaagacaaagaattcacacccaaaacttccctccacccagatttgaaaaagtcttgtttcctgattggtcctctggtcaggtgtttcaggtcactcctttccaggtgaaagagacattaacccttagctatctgtttatgacagtcattaTTTGGGATCAAAGTGAGGCAAGGAGCCTCAGCTTTTGCCATGAGAGCACTAGTATCTAGCTCATGAGTTAACCCCGTGACTTGACTGCACTTTAGTTCATCAATTCTGATTCTGCACAT
It encodes the following:
- the LOC115638090 gene encoding LOW QUALITY PROTEIN: olfactory receptor 1009-like (The sequence of the model RefSeq protein was modified relative to this genomic sequence to represent the inferred CDS: inserted 2 bases in 1 codon; deleted 1 base in 1 codon) encodes the protein MGKGEGRNQTLIMEFILLGFGNVSELQPLLFLVFLVIYVVTVAGNILTVVLIVTDQHLHTPMYFFLGNLSFLEICYSSTLLPRLLASLLTGDRTISIKGCILQTYFFGILTATESLLLAAMSYDRYLAICNPLRYAALMNGRICCQLMAGSWISSFLGCTTINIFLFKSKCCDSKEIDHFFCDFSPVIKLSCGDTQTVQLLTFIVSALGTLVPYLLVLTSYIRIITTILRIXTGRQKAFSTCSSHLIVVIVYYGTLITVYVVPTAENHMVLHKLFSVFYTVLTPMINPVIYSMRNKEVNEALRKTVLKLVAFRNSLKDKF